In Candidatus Epulonipiscium viviparus, one DNA window encodes the following:
- a CDS encoding efflux RND transporter periplasmic adaptor subunit: MKILQKAMAVFLVASILSGCSMASANAETEVEEPIAAPEEELKLSVHTVKAVRGALAQSGEFVGTLMPSEVANIISPVMGFVENIYVEDGDYVTSGQLLYTIDDDNVVAQIDSAMVALESSQKSKEQALFNARNAVTNQEMSKETLLLNREQTLYNAENTIKNAEIALSQLELGYIQALEQADTQIKNANLQYDSAVAGYELQFGTADDISNMNTNKQIEDLEKTIEDTRDQIEDAEEAAEDIKEAQEDLEELLDVMEDQMDDQYALLNSGTLSPEMYAQVDASIQATRTEIFKQEQTLDTLETNYENALEAIDDIRDTVVDLEENLAFQKEVVNLQNTNLKGEQVKAQSLSITQAENAIAQAEDGRRKTIESYEMQIKQARDSVQAAKDAAEFTRRSLENQISQTDTGLKTSRDTLNITAQMSDMQIKNAQTTINNAKIQLDQYTVESPISGIIENITIIEDSITTSSAASATVSDYKTMEVLFYVGTDLKNSMKIGQEVNFELESKVYQAYISEISDNADPQNKLFKITATFNPATRLENGAAVRLTTGTFSENQTIIIPYDCLVFSNGLAYVYKVVNNRAVKVPVEIGLYTATSVSILSGLAAGDEVVTTWSEGLRDGVLLDTNT; this comes from the coding sequence ATGAAGATATTACAAAAAGCTATGGCAGTATTTTTAGTGGCTTCTATTTTATCGGGCTGTAGTATGGCATCTGCAAATGCTGAAACAGAGGTAGAAGAGCCGATAGCCGCACCCGAAGAAGAATTAAAATTGTCGGTGCATACAGTAAAAGCAGTGCGAGGTGCGTTAGCACAAAGTGGAGAATTTGTAGGAACTCTGATGCCTAGCGAAGTTGCAAATATAATTTCGCCGGTGATGGGGTTTGTTGAAAATATTTATGTAGAAGATGGAGATTATGTAACTAGTGGACAATTACTATACACAATAGATGACGACAATGTTGTGGCACAAATAGATAGCGCAATGGTGGCGTTGGAGAGTTCGCAAAAATCTAAAGAGCAAGCGTTATTTAATGCGCGAAATGCTGTTACAAATCAGGAAATGTCAAAGGAAACCCTACTTCTAAATAGAGAGCAAACACTGTATAATGCAGAAAATACGATCAAAAATGCAGAGATTGCGTTGTCACAGTTAGAGTTAGGGTACATACAAGCATTGGAGCAAGCAGATACACAAATTAAGAATGCAAATTTACAATACGATTCTGCAGTTGCGGGATATGAGCTTCAGTTTGGCACTGCGGATGATATAAGCAATATGAATACAAACAAGCAGATAGAAGATTTGGAAAAAACGATAGAAGATACGCGTGATCAGATAGAAGACGCAGAAGAAGCTGCGGAAGATATTAAAGAAGCGCAAGAAGATTTAGAAGAATTGCTAGATGTAATGGAAGATCAGATGGACGATCAATATGCGTTACTAAATAGCGGAACATTGTCGCCTGAGATGTATGCGCAAGTAGATGCAAGTATACAAGCAACAAGAACGGAGATATTCAAGCAAGAGCAAACTTTGGATACTCTAGAGACAAATTATGAAAACGCACTAGAGGCAATAGATGACATAAGAGATACTGTGGTTGATCTCGAAGAAAATTTGGCATTTCAAAAAGAGGTAGTAAATTTGCAAAATACAAATCTAAAGGGTGAGCAAGTTAAGGCTCAATCATTATCAATTACACAGGCAGAAAATGCCATTGCGCAGGCAGAAGATGGAAGAAGAAAAACCATCGAATCATATGAAATGCAGATAAAACAAGCGAGAGATTCGGTACAAGCCGCAAAAGATGCAGCTGAATTTACTCGCAGATCGCTAGAAAATCAGATTAGCCAAACCGATACGGGATTAAAAACTTCGAGAGATACATTAAATATAACGGCCCAGATGTCGGATATGCAAATCAAGAATGCGCAAACTACAATAAACAATGCCAAAATACAACTGGATCAATATACAGTGGAAAGTCCAATTTCGGGAATCATAGAGAATATCACAATAATAGAAGATTCGATCACAACATCAAGTGCCGCATCGGCGACTGTATCAGACTACAAAACTATGGAAGTGCTTTTCTATGTAGGAACAGATCTGAAGAACTCAATGAAAATAGGGCAAGAAGTAAATTTTGAATTAGAAAGCAAAGTGTATCAGGCATACATATCTGAAATTTCAGACAATGCAGATCCACAAAATAAGTTGTTTAAAATTACGGCAACATTTAATCCTGCAACTAGGTTAGAAAATGGGGCAGCGGTGAGATTAACAACTGGTACATTTTCAGAAAACCAAACAATTATAATTCCGTATGATTGTCTCGTATTTTCGAATGGACTTGCATATGTATATAAAGTAGTAAACAACAGAGCCGTAAAAGTGCCCGTTGAAATAGGGCTATATACTGCAACGTCAGTATCGATACTTAGCGGCCTTGCTGCAGGAGATGAAGTGGTAACGACGTGGTCTGAAGGGCTAAGAGATGGGGTATTACTAGATACAAATACATAA
- a CDS encoding response regulator transcription factor: protein MRILICEDEKQLADILVAMLQYNNYSVDVVGDGVSAVDYIETGNYDGVILDLMMPKLNGIEVLKKIRTAGMSVPVIILSAKSQIEDKIVGLDCGANDYLAKPFDAGELLARIRAMTRKATQNNIFLMMGNATLNVANFELVVADGKIKLPNKEFQILEMLMSRKDAVVSVDKLAERIWGYENEVDITTIWVYISNLRKKLVALSATVQIKVVRGVGYRMEEI, encoded by the coding sequence ATGAGAATTTTGATATGTGAGGATGAAAAACAGCTTGCAGATATTTTGGTCGCAATGCTACAGTATAATAACTATTCTGTGGACGTAGTTGGAGACGGAGTGAGTGCGGTAGACTACATAGAAACCGGAAATTATGATGGGGTAATATTAGACTTGATGATGCCAAAGTTAAATGGAATCGAGGTGCTCAAAAAAATTAGAACAGCAGGAATGAGTGTACCGGTTATCATTCTCAGTGCAAAATCTCAAATTGAAGATAAGATTGTGGGGCTAGACTGCGGTGCAAATGACTATTTGGCAAAGCCGTTTGATGCGGGTGAATTGTTGGCGAGAATTAGGGCGATGACGAGAAAAGCAACGCAAAATAATATATTTCTAATGATGGGCAACGCTACGCTGAATGTCGCAAATTTTGAGCTTGTAGTAGCAGACGGAAAAATAAAGTTACCTAATAAGGAGTTTCAAATTTTGGAGATGCTAATGTCGAGGAAGGACGCAGTGGTTTCGGTAGATAAGCTTGCTGAGCGCATTTGGGGATACGAAAACGAGGTAGATATTACAACGATATGGGTGTATATTTCTAATTTGAGAAAAAAGTTAGTAGCATTGAGTGCAACTGTTCAGATTAAAGTAGTGCGAGGCGTAGGATACAGAATGGAGGAAATTTAG
- a CDS encoding YjfB family protein produces MDIAQVSTGLSQMNMSSQVNIKVAKMGLDLAQQTGNQITEMVKSLDIPANPQVGSVVDVRL; encoded by the coding sequence ATGGATATCGCACAAGTTTCGACTGGACTGAGTCAAATGAACATGAGCTCTCAAGTAAACATAAAAGTTGCTAAGATGGGCTTAGACCTAGCTCAGCAGACAGGGAATCAGATTACAGAAATGGTGAAATCTCTTGATATACCAGCTAATCCACAAGTTGGAAGCGTGGTTGATGTTCGGCTTTAG
- a CDS encoding efflux RND transporter permease subunit yields the protein MNLLTELSVKRPVGVLTVLITLFIFAFDTLTSFKMASMPQMEMPMFILQTVYVGANPDTIEKLVTEPLSEVGQLVEGFDYETTISQANLSMVIFYFDYGTDMDKAYTDLQQEIDLVALPEDAMDPVLIQMSMDSSTIVQLSVSSTIGDDITSFINDTLVPELETLTGVAEVEVYGVNPGYISIQVDEIAMDQYGISMSQVNNAIAGAKFTIPAGEIEQGTQIISVSAIGELTSLPEIANAPIVTASGNTIIVDDVADVKYLQQKMDTASRYNGTDNLSITVTGTQDADVPAVAETILALCDEIVEDNPTIKVDVMSNEGQSIVDIIMSVAETLLIGIACCMLVLFIFFGDIKASLIVGSSIPLSLMMALIAMGVSGFELNSITGIALIIAIGMIVDSSIVVLESMFLAKRGDISYVDAAISGTKTVGASLVASTITTIVVYLPLAMMEGLSGQMFSQLGYTIVYNMIASIISAVTLVPLAFVLLKPRERKKLPINLVIKFLVTIYEWFVRHFVRWKLPAVINTILIVAATGFIATLVRMEMMPTIDSGYFSVTAEFRPGTKMEIISEETKVIEQMLEGDERITDYYMRASGNTATIDAYIVEGYETGDIVNEYKIELNKLPKMSIAVEAGSIMGAMPGTVVAGERTFTIESVIYADVERAANDITSRLYAYPEIMRVDSSVAEGKTQAELKIDPIKAASYGLSVSDVAMQMSMLNSGLDAGDIDLSGNEVEMRVEYPADKYDEIGEILNVKIATQRGQIPISDLVDVEFKSEALRIDRSKGKYNITLTAIFDQTYTEKINTVIDEFLTEDLGSGVSMTDANMDDMIAELMALGQAILIGTFLVFAVMAIQFESFRFSIMVMMSLAFGGIGAFSLLFIVDEALSMTSLMGFLMLVGLAVNNGILYVDTVRQLKQEMDLIDALVEAGKSRIRPIFMTTLTTILSMLPILFDDGEASMMLKAMALVIIGGLISSTVLILVLMPTFYLILDKKEKRGKKVRYQTAQDQDELQLERQQLEKEQFKIEYEREELLKQLQPLENEILQNKESQELQNREMQKLQEAQDLAEEQRVQAWQKLRREQEMQERQRQQDLQDGQDWQEQHEQQREQEQQKMDEMEDLHERQRIQDQRKRRDLKELLDIRNTQKIKELQDLQKSKEYIEQVLQKLSIREERLKQMEKELLEKEKAAFEKTWRVA from the coding sequence ATGAATTTACTGACGGAGCTGTCGGTTAAACGGCCAGTGGGGGTTCTCACAGTGCTAATTACGCTCTTTATTTTTGCGTTTGATACACTGACGTCGTTTAAAATGGCCAGCATGCCGCAGATGGAAATGCCAATGTTTATATTGCAAACGGTATACGTAGGCGCAAATCCAGATACAATAGAAAAACTGGTAACCGAGCCGCTTTCAGAAGTTGGGCAGTTAGTTGAAGGTTTTGATTATGAAACCACGATATCGCAAGCAAATTTATCGATGGTTATATTTTATTTTGACTATGGCACAGATATGGATAAGGCATATACAGATCTTCAGCAAGAGATTGATCTAGTAGCCTTGCCAGAAGATGCGATGGACCCGGTGTTGATTCAGATGAGTATGGATTCTTCTACTATCGTGCAGCTTTCGGTTTCTAGTACGATTGGCGATGATATCACAAGTTTTATAAACGATACATTGGTTCCAGAATTGGAAACGTTAACTGGTGTTGCAGAAGTAGAAGTATACGGTGTAAACCCTGGGTATATAAGCATTCAGGTAGATGAAATTGCAATGGATCAATACGGAATTTCGATGTCTCAGGTTAATAACGCAATAGCGGGAGCGAAGTTTACAATTCCAGCAGGAGAAATAGAGCAAGGCACACAGATCATTAGCGTTTCTGCAATTGGAGAGTTGACGTCTTTGCCAGAAATAGCGAATGCGCCGATCGTCACTGCATCAGGAAATACAATAATTGTAGACGATGTTGCAGATGTGAAATACTTACAACAAAAGATGGACACAGCCAGCAGATATAACGGTACCGACAACTTGTCTATAACGGTAACAGGTACACAAGACGCAGATGTTCCAGCAGTGGCAGAAACAATATTAGCGTTGTGCGATGAGATAGTAGAAGATAATCCGACCATTAAAGTTGATGTAATGAGTAATGAAGGGCAATCGATAGTGGATATAATTATGTCGGTTGCAGAAACGCTGTTGATAGGTATTGCATGTTGCATGCTTGTACTGTTTATATTTTTTGGAGATATCAAAGCAAGTTTAATAGTGGGGAGCTCCATTCCTCTTTCGCTAATGATGGCATTGATAGCGATGGGAGTTAGTGGCTTTGAGCTAAACTCCATTACGGGAATAGCTCTGATTATAGCAATAGGAATGATTGTGGATAGCTCGATAGTCGTTTTGGAGAGTATGTTTTTGGCAAAAAGAGGTGATATCAGTTACGTTGATGCCGCAATTTCAGGCACTAAAACTGTGGGAGCATCGCTGGTAGCATCCACCATTACAACGATTGTTGTGTATCTGCCATTGGCAATGATGGAGGGATTGAGTGGGCAAATGTTTTCGCAGCTGGGATATACTATTGTCTACAATATGATAGCTTCCATAATTTCTGCAGTTACATTAGTACCGCTAGCATTTGTATTATTAAAGCCAAGGGAACGAAAAAAGCTGCCGATCAATTTGGTGATAAAATTTTTGGTAACGATCTATGAGTGGTTTGTGAGACATTTCGTTCGATGGAAGTTGCCGGCAGTAATCAATACGATCCTCATCGTAGCTGCGACAGGATTTATTGCAACACTAGTGAGAATGGAAATGATGCCTACAATAGACTCGGGATATTTCTCGGTTACAGCAGAGTTTAGACCAGGAACCAAAATGGAGATAATCTCAGAAGAAACAAAAGTGATAGAACAAATGTTAGAAGGAGACGAGAGAATCACTGATTATTATATGCGTGCTAGCGGAAATACAGCGACGATTGATGCGTATATAGTAGAAGGATACGAAACAGGAGATATTGTAAATGAGTATAAAATTGAATTGAACAAGTTGCCAAAAATGAGTATTGCCGTAGAAGCAGGATCGATCATGGGTGCAATGCCTGGAACAGTAGTTGCTGGAGAGCGAACATTTACAATTGAGAGTGTAATCTATGCAGATGTGGAAAGAGCGGCTAATGATATAACGTCAAGATTGTATGCGTATCCAGAAATTATGCGAGTAGACTCCTCTGTTGCAGAAGGAAAAACGCAGGCAGAGCTCAAGATTGATCCAATTAAAGCTGCCAGCTATGGGCTATCTGTTTCTGATGTTGCAATGCAGATGAGCATGTTAAACTCGGGATTAGATGCAGGAGATATAGATCTATCGGGCAATGAAGTAGAAATGAGAGTTGAGTACCCAGCCGATAAATACGATGAAATTGGTGAAATCTTAAATGTTAAGATAGCGACGCAGCGAGGGCAGATACCAATTAGCGATTTAGTAGATGTGGAGTTTAAAAGTGAAGCCCTCAGAATAGACCGTTCAAAAGGAAAGTATAATATTACGTTGACTGCCATATTTGATCAAACATATACAGAAAAAATTAATACAGTGATAGACGAATTTTTAACGGAAGACCTGGGTTCGGGGGTATCTATGACCGATGCGAATATGGATGATATGATAGCGGAGCTTATGGCATTGGGTCAAGCGATTTTGATAGGTACATTTTTGGTGTTTGCAGTAATGGCGATACAATTTGAGTCGTTTAGATTTTCGATTATGGTAATGATGAGTTTGGCATTTGGGGGAATTGGAGCATTTTCGTTATTATTTATAGTGGATGAAGCCTTGAGCATGACGAGTTTGATGGGGTTTTTGATGCTAGTGGGGCTTGCGGTAAATAATGGAATATTGTATGTGGACACAGTAAGACAGCTGAAGCAGGAGATGGACCTAATAGATGCGTTAGTGGAAGCGGGAAAATCTAGAATTAGACCAATATTTATGACAACGCTAACAACAATTTTGTCGATGCTACCAATTTTATTCGATGATGGCGAGGCATCGATGATGTTAAAAGCAATGGCGCTAGTAATAATCGGTGGACTAATTAGCTCAACCGTTTTAATTTTGGTTTTGATGCCAACATTCTATTTGATATTAGATAAAAAAGAGAAGAGAGGCAAAAAAGTTAGATACCAAACCGCTCAAGATCAGGATGAGTTGCAACTAGAAAGACAGCAGTTAGAGAAGGAGCAGTTTAAGATAGAATACGAGCGTGAAGAATTACTTAAGCAGCTTCAGCCACTAGAAAATGAAATATTACAAAATAAGGAAAGTCAGGAATTGCAAAACCGGGAGATGCAAAAGCTGCAAGAAGCGCAAGATCTAGCAGAGGAGCAAAGAGTTCAAGCGTGGCAAAAACTAAGGAGAGAGCAAGAAATGCAAGAAAGGCAGCGGCAGCAGGATCTTCAAGATGGGCAGGATTGGCAAGAGCAACATGAGCAACAAAGAGAGCAAGAACAACAAAAGATGGATGAGATGGAGGACTTGCACGAGCGCCAGAGGATACAAGATCAGCGAAAGAGGCGTGACCTAAAGGAATTGCTAGACATACGCAATACGCAAAAAATTAAAGAATTGCAAGATCTACAAAAGTCGAAGGAATATATTGAACAGGTACTGCAAAAGTTAAGCATCAGAGAGGAGAGGTTAAAGCAAATGGAAAAAGAGTTGCTAGAGAAAGAGAAAGCCGCGTTTGAAAAAACATGGAGAGTAGCATAA
- a CDS encoding HIT family protein encodes MEECIFCKIVDNEIHSFCVYEDADFKVIMDKFPAQKGHVLIIPKDHSTNIFDISDDAAAKIYPLAKKLSIAIKETLCADGINIVQNNGKAANQAVFHFHLHIIPRYVDDGVKLNTPTNYVTSDAEILEVADLIRNKLNS; translated from the coding sequence ATGGAAGAATGTATTTTTTGTAAGATTGTAGATAACGAGATTCACTCATTTTGTGTGTATGAAGACGCTGATTTTAAGGTAATAATGGACAAATTTCCCGCTCAAAAGGGACATGTACTGATTATTCCAAAAGACCATAGTACGAATATTTTTGATATATCCGACGATGCTGCCGCCAAGATTTATCCCCTTGCCAAAAAGCTTTCTATAGCAATCAAGGAGACCCTTTGCGCAGATGGAATTAATATAGTTCAAAACAATGGTAAGGCGGCTAACCAAGCTGTATTTCACTTTCATCTGCATATCATTCCTAGATATGTTGATGATGGCGTAAAGCTTAACACTCCCACAAACTATGTAACTTCTGATGCAGAAATATTAGAAGTCGCAGATCTTATTCGCAATAAACTCAATTCGTAA
- a CDS encoding flagellar protein FlaG: MQISKQDSVQVERSTTQQKMEFQSVEQNAPEIKEVKKRQDQSKNNEQNNDSMQQRQERFIKAAEQVLSEDGEKVNLQFSELRFAQHEKTNRMVITVVDRDTEEVIREIPSEKILDMVAQMWDAAGLFVDESR, encoded by the coding sequence ATGCAAATATCTAAGCAAGATTCGGTACAAGTTGAACGGTCAACAACTCAACAAAAGATGGAGTTTCAATCAGTAGAACAAAATGCGCCAGAGATTAAAGAAGTAAAGAAGCGACAGGATCAATCGAAAAATAATGAGCAAAATAATGATTCAATGCAACAACGACAAGAACGATTTATTAAGGCAGCAGAACAGGTGCTTTCTGAAGATGGAGAAAAAGTAAATTTACAATTTAGTGAATTAAGATTTGCGCAACATGAAAAAACAAATAGAATGGTCATTACAGTTGTGGATAGAGATACAGAAGAAGTAATTAGAGAAATACCATCAGAAAAAATTCTAGATATGGTAGCCCAAATGTGGGATGCGGCAGGATTGTTTGTGGATGAAAGCAGGTGA
- a CDS encoding sensor histidine kinase translates to MEKILRRRFIISSVRIVFTVLVVILLAVNVINYFHLKDRFKAMIEVAMVNRTMTMSTINDPFVYISSVSQDITYAEHFEGMLYDFAVASVIAGSLAFVAIAILIVINSKRVVAVITEGYEKQKQFITGVTHELKTPLTIIKGNAEVIGMQSGHTMWTKSTIEQINRLNMLIEYLISLTKLEESGALHKAKFSLSELLQENCLFFEGIAASRDKYIEYEVQPGIDYNGDIQNIELLVSILLENALKYSIERGRVKVALRLIKNRPVLYISNRSEDLEIRKYNEWFDRFYRADISRNSNNSGFGIGLAMAKTIVERHKGKITAESLDGRIIIIKIIF, encoded by the coding sequence ATGGAAAAGATTTTGCGAAGACGCTTTATAATATCGAGTGTACGAATAGTTTTTACTGTGTTAGTTGTAATTTTGCTTGCTGTAAATGTAATAAACTATTTTCATTTAAAAGATCGGTTTAAAGCTATGATAGAAGTGGCAATGGTAAATAGGACAATGACGATGTCAACTATAAATGATCCGTTTGTATATATTTCAAGTGTATCGCAAGATATCACATATGCAGAACATTTTGAGGGGATGCTATATGATTTTGCCGTGGCGAGTGTAATAGCAGGATCGTTGGCATTTGTGGCAATAGCAATACTAATAGTAATAAATTCTAAACGAGTTGTTGCGGTGATAACAGAAGGCTATGAAAAGCAGAAACAATTTATTACGGGAGTAACGCATGAATTAAAGACACCATTAACAATTATAAAAGGAAATGCAGAAGTGATAGGCATGCAAAGCGGGCATACGATGTGGACCAAAAGCACTATTGAGCAAATAAATAGGTTAAATATGCTAATAGAGTATTTGATATCACTAACAAAATTGGAGGAATCGGGTGCGTTGCATAAGGCGAAATTTTCGCTCTCAGAATTGCTACAAGAAAACTGCTTATTTTTCGAAGGGATTGCAGCTAGCCGAGATAAGTATATAGAATATGAAGTTCAACCAGGCATTGATTATAACGGAGATATACAAAATATTGAGTTGTTGGTATCAATATTATTGGAAAACGCATTAAAATATAGTATAGAAAGAGGCAGAGTTAAGGTAGCGCTGCGATTGATTAAAAACAGACCAGTGTTGTACATATCAAATAGATCAGAAGATTTAGAAATAAGAAAGTATAACGAGTGGTTTGATAGATTTTATAGGGCAGATATCTCGAGAAATAGTAATAATAGCGGATTTGGGATAGGTCTTGCGATGGCAAAAACGATTGTCGAAAGACACAAAGGCAAAATTACGGCAGAGAGTTTGGATGGGCGAATCATTATAATAAAAATTATCTTTTAA
- the scfA gene encoding six-cysteine ranthipeptide SCIFF → MKHIKTLNTKNFKKSVQKGGCGECQTSCQSACKTSCTVGNQTCEQK, encoded by the coding sequence GTGAAGCATATCAAAACACTCAATACTAAGAATTTTAAAAAAAGCGTTCAAAAAGGCGGATGCGGTGAATGTCAAACTTCTTGTCAATCAGCTTGCAAAACATCATGTACCGTTGGCAATCAAACTTGTGAACAAAAATAA
- a CDS encoding SCP2 sterol-binding domain-containing protein, translated as MKIALLCANIKDDLLFNIKQNIARVFAELESEVEEINLEILPYFSGGKSVMGDQIFAAIGECNGIVAFSNIHLTGIHGAMQTFLNYASVYQDIVYNKPLLALTYSNTWGEENAAQLISSAWRFLGGVDVNPLALNFYLSAEDISKVVEKQMENYYRLINQGIANIVSTERMLFLNRNTTAIGGHASASFAAAPAPASASFAATPAPASVSFAAAPASASFTAAPAPASASFTAAPAPTSASFAAAPAPAITSFTAPPTQYNTSAQYTEVSAALPTVPISYTEVSTALPSATTVPVSTATFRAPASYTTNITDEKEIQEITNMLKGKIPDNSFATAPAGMYQKPNSRTPKKIASLPHYFVAQHDRGFAAIIQYLINDTKESGYITIQNGDCIYAEGIVDNYTVEISMLDSVFDELITKALSYQKAFMVGRIKVKGNFAILPQLDKIFRSSREYN; from the coding sequence ATGAAAATTGCACTTCTATGTGCCAATATAAAAGATGATTTACTATTTAATATTAAACAAAATATAGCAAGAGTGTTTGCAGAACTCGAATCTGAAGTAGAAGAGATCAACCTCGAAATATTGCCTTATTTTTCTGGAGGCAAAAGCGTTATGGGCGATCAGATCTTTGCCGCCATCGGTGAATGTAACGGCATCGTTGCTTTTTCTAATATTCATTTAACAGGAATCCACGGTGCCATGCAAACCTTTCTCAACTACGCAAGCGTGTATCAAGATATTGTTTATAACAAACCCCTACTTGCTCTCACGTATAGTAACACTTGGGGCGAAGAAAACGCCGCGCAACTGATAAGCTCTGCCTGGCGATTTTTAGGCGGTGTTGATGTTAATCCGCTTGCACTCAATTTTTATCTTTCTGCAGAAGATATTTCAAAAGTTGTTGAAAAACAGATGGAAAATTATTATAGACTGATCAATCAGGGCATTGCTAACATAGTTTCTACAGAACGAATGCTATTTTTAAATCGCAATACTACGGCTATTGGTGGACATGCATCAGCTTCTTTTGCGGCAGCTCCTGCTCCGGCGTCGGCTTCTTTTGCGGCAACTCCCGCTCCGGCGTCGGTTTCTTTTGCGGCAGCTCCGGCGTCGGCTTCTTTTACGGCAGCTCCCGCTCCGGCGTCGGCTTCTTTTACGGCAGCTCCCGCTCCGACGTCGGCTTCTTTTGCGGCAGCTCCCGCTCCGGCAATAACATCTTTTACTGCTCCACCTACGCAGTATAATACTTCAGCTCAATATACCGAAGTTTCTGCTGCTTTACCTACAGTGCCGATTTCATATACTGAGGTATCTACAGCTTTACCTTCGGCTACAACAGTCCCTGTTTCTACAGCAACATTTCGCGCACCTGCTTCGTATACTACAAATATTACTGATGAAAAGGAAATTCAAGAAATCACCAATATGTTAAAAGGTAAAATTCCCGACAACTCCTTTGCAACGGCCCCAGCCGGAATGTATCAAAAACCAAATTCACGCACTCCAAAAAAAATCGCGAGTTTGCCACACTACTTCGTGGCTCAACACGACCGTGGATTCGCAGCAATTATTCAGTATCTCATCAACGATACTAAAGAATCTGGATATATTACGATTCAGAATGGTGATTGTATATATGCCGAAGGAATTGTCGATAATTATACAGTAGAGATTTCTATGTTAGATAGCGTATTTGATGAACTGATTACAAAAGCGCTAAGCTATCAAAAAGCATTTATGGTTGGCCGAATTAAAGTTAAGGGCAACTTTGCAATTTTGCCGCAGCTGGATAAGATTTTTAGAAGCAGTCGCGAGTATAACTAA
- a CDS encoding PHP domain-containing protein, with protein sequence MYTIDLHTHSTMSDGTLTPRELAFYAKAKGLFAIALTDHDTTAGIAECIKAGNMVGLKVIPGIEISCKYHKIEIHLLGYYIDIENQTLQDVIAKILNERKARNVKMIERLTELGYPITMKDLNPNNDENMSITRGNVAGVLLEKGYFANREEVFEKCLRVGQPGYVEREFIDYKEAIAAIMAAGGVAVIAHPYFYKLKDVTMDQFILDLKNAGLAGIETIYPEHSKEKEREYLELCEKYGLFLTGGTDYHGDNKPNLDIGNGFGKTSVPKLYLDVMEKTVHFIKK encoded by the coding sequence ATGTATACAATAGATCTGCACACTCATTCAACTATGTCAGATGGGACATTAACACCGAGAGAGCTAGCTTTTTATGCTAAGGCAAAGGGGCTATTTGCTATCGCATTGACTGACCATGACACTACAGCGGGAATTGCTGAATGCATAAAAGCTGGAAATATGGTGGGGTTAAAAGTGATTCCAGGAATAGAAATTAGCTGTAAATACCACAAAATAGAGATTCACCTTTTAGGATATTATATAGATATAGAAAATCAAACATTACAAGATGTGATAGCAAAGATTTTAAACGAACGAAAAGCTCGTAATGTAAAAATGATAGAAAGGTTAACAGAGTTGGGATATCCTATAACAATGAAAGACCTAAACCCAAATAATGATGAAAACATGTCCATTACGAGAGGAAATGTTGCGGGAGTTTTGTTAGAAAAGGGATATTTTGCAAATAGAGAAGAAGTTTTTGAAAAATGTTTGCGCGTTGGGCAACCAGGATATGTAGAAAGAGAATTTATTGATTATAAGGAAGCGATAGCCGCGATAATGGCAGCTGGAGGAGTCGCGGTTATTGCGCATCCATATTTTTATAAGCTAAAAGATGTTACGATGGATCAATTTATTTTAGATTTAAAAAATGCAGGGCTCGCTGGAATAGAAACTATTTATCCGGAACATAGCAAAGAAAAAGAAAGAGAGTATTTAGAGTTATGTGAAAAGTATGGACTGTTTTTAACGGGTGGAACAGATTATCATGGCGATAATAAACCAAATCTCGATATAGGAAATGGTTTTGGAAAAACATCTGTACCAAAATTATATTTAGATGTGATGGAAAAGACAGTACATTTTATTAAAAAGTAA